One stretch of Campylobacter sp. CNRCH_2014_0184h DNA includes these proteins:
- a CDS encoding 3'-5' exonuclease codes for MQEYICVFDCESIPDVELIKHLYGFNGDDLSISKQALEKQKEESGSEFLPLPFHKVVSICAVIADKFGNFIKVNKIKGESEKQMLEEFFNFIDKHQPRLVSFNGKSYDMPLLVIRALKYNINASAYLDASDKWNNYKSKFIENKHCDLLESLGSFGQKGLRLDTLCAMAGLPGKYDVHGNEVLELFYQNKLEKIHEYCESDVLNTYMLFLKYELIKGNLTQEDYLNILENFKEELLQKHSDKSYQKPFLEAIEKEKSKF; via the coding sequence ATGCAAGAATATATTTGCGTTTTTGATTGTGAGAGCATTCCTGATGTAGAATTAATAAAACATCTTTATGGTTTTAATGGTGATGATTTAAGCATTAGCAAGCAAGCTTTAGAAAAACAAAAAGAAGAAAGCGGAAGCGAGTTTTTACCCCTGCCTTTTCATAAAGTTGTAAGTATTTGCGCAGTGATTGCAGATAAATTTGGAAATTTCATCAAAGTTAATAAAATCAAAGGCGAAAGCGAAAAACAAATGCTAGAGGAATTTTTTAACTTCATAGATAAACACCAACCCCGCCTTGTAAGTTTTAATGGCAAAAGCTATGATATGCCTTTACTTGTTATAAGAGCGTTAAAATACAACATCAACGCAAGTGCTTATTTAGATGCAAGTGATAAATGGAATAACTACAAAAGCAAATTTATAGAAAATAAACACTGTGATTTATTAGAATCTTTAGGGAGTTTTGGTCAAAAAGGCTTAAGACTTGACACACTTTGTGCTATGGCAGGACTTCCTGGAAAGTATGATGTGCATGGAAATGAGGTATTAGAACTCTTTTATCAAAACAAATTAGAAAAAATTCACGAATACTGCGAAAGTGACGTGTTAAACACTTATATGCTATTTTTAAAATACGAACTCATCAAGGGCAACTTAACCCAAGAAGATTATCTTAATATTTTAGAAAATTTCAAAGAAGAGCTTTTGCAAAAACATAGTGATAAAAGCTATCAAAAGCCATTTTTAGAAGCCATAGAAAAAGAAAAGAGCAAGTTTTAA
- the galE gene encoding UDP-glucose 4-epimerase GalE codes for MKILITGGAGYIGSHTLKQFLETNHEICVLDNLSKGSKKSLDELSKIRPFKFFEQDLSDYAGIKKLFKEEKFDAIVHFAASIEVPESMENPLKYYMNNTANTSNLIQTCLETGVKKFIFSSTAATYGEPQTPIVDEQSPLAPINPYGQSKLMSEKVLQDANMANPEFKYCILRYFNVAGACMSYPIGQRYPKATLLIKVAAEVATGKREKLYIFGDDYNTKDGTCIRDFIHVDDISSAHLAALEYLENNESNIFNVGYGHGFSVKEVIETMKKVSGVDFTVELAPKRAGDPSVLISNADKIKTLTNWKPKYDDLELICKSAYEWEKQC; via the coding sequence ATGAAAATTTTAATCACCGGTGGTGCAGGATACATAGGCTCTCATACTTTAAAACAATTTTTAGAAACAAATCATGAAATTTGTGTATTAGATAATCTTTCAAAAGGTAGCAAAAAAAGCTTAGATGAACTTTCTAAAATCAGACCTTTTAAGTTTTTTGAGCAAGATTTAAGCGATTATGCTGGGATTAAAAAACTTTTCAAAGAGGAAAAATTTGATGCAATTGTGCATTTTGCAGCTAGTATTGAAGTTCCTGAAAGTATGGAAAATCCTTTAAAATACTATATGAACAATACCGCAAATACAAGCAACTTAATCCAAACTTGTTTAGAAACAGGTGTGAAAAAATTCATTTTTTCTTCAACCGCAGCAACTTATGGAGAGCCACAAACTCCTATTGTGGATGAGCAAAGTCCATTGGCACCGATTAATCCTTATGGACAAAGCAAACTAATGAGCGAAAAAGTCTTACAAGATGCTAATATGGCTAATCCTGAATTTAAATATTGCATTTTAAGATACTTCAATGTAGCAGGTGCTTGCATGAGTTATCCTATAGGTCAACGCTATCCAAAAGCTACTTTGCTTATCAAGGTTGCTGCTGAAGTAGCCACAGGAAAAAGAGAAAAGCTTTATATTTTTGGCGATGATTATAATACTAAAGATGGCACTTGCATTAGAGATTTTATCCATGTTGATGATATTTCAAGTGCGCATTTAGCTGCTTTAGAATACTTAGAAAACAATGAAAGTAATATTTTCAATGTAGGCTATGGACATGGCTTTAGCGTAAAAGAAGTTATTGAAACCATGAAAAAAGTAAGTGGAGTAGATTTCACAGTAGAACTAGCACCAAAAAGAGCTGGGGATCCTTCTGTGCTTATTTCAAATGCGGATAAAATCAAAACCCTAACCAACTGGAAACCAAAATATGATGATTTAGAATTAATCTGCAAAAGTGCTTATGAGTGGGAAAAACAGTGTTAA
- a CDS encoding ABC transporter ATP-binding protein — translation MLKKLFFILNAHDKKFLFALLIFSIFIGFIESFAISLIMPFVSVASNFELLEKSSYFQPIYEYLNLPSYKIIAYFGCILIAFYIFRAFLNAFYFHLLARFSKGRYHSLACRIFDKYLHLEYENFTNKNQSELLKTITQEVFHLSTLISAFLLMLSESFVVFLLYTLLLIINYKITLALSAFLLLNAFILIKILSPLVKKASIAREEAMKNYFEILNANLNNLKIIKLKTKEQSTQKLYEIQSGLFAKANISNESMSSIPRIYLEGIGFCMLCFIVVYLVLRYESDISSILATITIFVVALYRLMPSANRIITSYNEITYYKNSLDIIYNMLNEKEEKLGDESIEFKEKIVLKNLFFAYKGKKNLFKNLNFELKKNEKIAFIGKSGSGKSTLVDLIIGLLKPSDGAIFVDGIKLDESNIKSFRSKIGYIPQQIYLFNDSIAKNISFGEEVDEALLHKVIKQANLESFVNSLEDGVHTKVGDSGSFLSGGQRQRIAIARALYQQPEILVLDEATSALDQESEAKIMEEIYKISKDKTLIIIAHRLSTIQGCDRVFEVKHGHLKEQV, via the coding sequence GTGTTAAAAAAACTTTTTTTTATACTCAATGCTCATGATAAGAAATTTTTATTTGCTTTGCTAATTTTTTCTATTTTTATAGGATTTATAGAAAGCTTTGCTATTTCTTTGATCATGCCCTTTGTATCGGTAGCGAGTAATTTTGAGCTTTTAGAAAAAAGCTCTTATTTTCAACCTATATATGAGTATTTAAATTTACCAAGTTATAAGATTATTGCTTATTTTGGCTGTATATTAATCGCCTTTTATATTTTTAGAGCCTTTTTAAATGCCTTTTATTTTCATTTGCTTGCACGTTTTTCTAAAGGGCGTTACCACAGCCTTGCTTGTCGAATTTTTGATAAATACTTACATCTTGAATATGAAAATTTTACTAATAAAAATCAATCAGAACTTTTAAAAACCATCACACAAGAAGTATTTCATTTAAGCACTTTAATTAGTGCTTTTTTACTTATGCTAAGTGAAAGCTTTGTGGTGTTTTTACTTTATACTTTATTGCTAATTATCAACTATAAAATCACCCTAGCTTTAAGTGCTTTTTTACTTTTAAATGCTTTTATTTTGATTAAAATTCTCTCACCCTTGGTAAAAAAAGCTTCCATAGCTAGAGAAGAGGCGATGAAAAATTATTTTGAAATTTTAAATGCAAATTTAAACAACCTTAAAATCATCAAACTCAAAACCAAAGAACAAAGCACACAAAAGCTTTATGAAATTCAAAGTGGGCTTTTTGCCAAAGCAAACATTAGCAATGAAAGCATGTCAAGCATTCCTAGAATTTACCTTGAAGGTATAGGTTTTTGTATGCTTTGTTTTATCGTGGTGTATTTAGTTTTAAGATATGAAAGTGATATTTCATCTATCTTAGCAACTATTACTATTTTCGTAGTAGCTCTTTATAGGCTTATGCCAAGTGCTAATCGTATCATCACAAGTTATAATGAAATCACATATTATAAAAACTCTTTAGATATTATTTATAACATGCTCAATGAAAAAGAAGAAAAACTAGGCGATGAAAGTATTGAATTTAAAGAAAAAATCGTTTTGAAAAATCTTTTCTTTGCTTATAAGGGTAAGAAAAATTTATTTAAAAATTTAAATTTTGAGCTTAAAAAAAATGAAAAAATCGCTTTTATAGGTAAAAGTGGAAGTGGTAAAAGTACTTTAGTTGATCTTATCATAGGGCTTTTAAAACCAAGCGATGGAGCTATTTTTGTAGATGGAATTAAACTTGATGAGAGCAATATAAAAAGTTTTAGAAGTAAAATTGGCTACATACCTCAACAAATTTATCTTTTCAATGATTCTATTGCTAAAAATATTAGCTTTGGAGAAGAAGTAGATGAAGCACTTTTACATAAGGTAATCAAGCAGGCTAATCTTGAAAGCTTTGTAAATTCACTTGAAGATGGAGTGCATACTAAGGTGGGTGACTCAGGTTCGTTTTTAAGTGGGGGCCAAAGACAAAGAATAGCCATAGCAAGAGCGCTTTATCAACAACCTGAAATTTTAGTTTTAGATGAAGCAACTAGCGCTCTTGATCAAGAAAGTGAAGCAAAAATCATGGAAGAAATCTATAAAATTTCAAAAGATAAAACCCTCATCATCATAGCCCATAGGCTCTCAACCATACAAGGTTGTGATAGAGTATTTGAAGTAAAACATGGGCATTTAAAGGAACAAGTATGA
- a CDS encoding glycosyltransferase: MKITFIIATLNSGGAERVLVTLANELCKKHEINIIKFHKEDSFYKLDPKIKLFTLEQFDFSTLYNKIASRIKKFKALKQALKDHKSDVFISFLDTTNIACIWANKGSNTPLIISEHSSYTYLKSKIWKFLRRISFPHANALTVLSNDDKNYYENFVKKVINMPNPCHFSPIKENLEKENNVIFVGRLDHNKNASMFLKAIARLDINLQKQYNFFIAGDGELRQDLEQEAKNLNIKVNFLGKVENMQELYKKAKIICLCSFIEGLPTVLLESLYYQVARISTKYTSGHKDLIDDGKDGFLVDLDDEKALSEKLALLMQDENLRKTLALNAQQRCKDYEVANVAQKWLDLIKEVRV; the protein is encoded by the coding sequence ATGAAAATCACTTTCATCATAGCTACTTTAAATTCAGGTGGTGCTGAAAGAGTATTGGTCACTTTAGCTAATGAGCTTTGCAAAAAGCATGAAATAAATATTATTAAATTTCACAAAGAAGACTCTTTTTACAAGCTTGATCCAAAAATCAAACTTTTTACCCTAGAGCAGTTTGACTTTTCCACTCTTTATAATAAAATAGCCTCACGCATTAAAAAATTCAAAGCCTTAAAACAAGCACTTAAAGACCATAAAAGCGATGTTTTTATCTCATTTTTAGATACCACTAACATCGCTTGCATTTGGGCAAATAAAGGCTCCAATACACCTTTAATTATTAGCGAACATAGCTCTTATACTTATTTAAAATCTAAAATTTGGAAGTTTTTACGCCGTATAAGTTTTCCTCATGCAAATGCTCTAACTGTGCTAAGTAATGATGATAAAAATTATTATGAAAACTTTGTTAAAAAAGTTATCAATATGCCAAATCCTTGTCATTTTAGCCCTATTAAAGAAAATTTAGAAAAAGAAAATAATGTCATTTTCGTAGGCAGACTTGATCATAATAAAAATGCTTCTATGTTTTTAAAAGCCATAGCAAGGCTAGATATAAATTTACAAAAACAATACAATTTTTTCATAGCAGGCGATGGAGAATTAAGACAAGATTTAGAACAAGAAGCTAAGAATTTAAATATCAAGGTTAATTTTTTAGGTAAAGTTGAAAATATGCAAGAGCTTTATAAAAAAGCAAAAATAATCTGCCTTTGCTCTTTCATAGAAGGCTTGCCAACAGTTTTGCTTGAAAGTTTATATTATCAAGTAGCGCGTATTAGCACTAAATACACAAGCGGCCATAAAGATTTAATTGATGATGGAAAAGATGGATTTTTGGTAGATTTAGATGATGAAAAAGCTTTAAGCGAAAAACTCGCCCTTTTAATGCAAGATGAAAATTTAAGAAAAACACTAGCGCTTAATGCACAGCAGCGATGTAAAGATTATGAAGTAGCCAATGTAGCGCAAAAATGGCTTGATTTAATCAAAGAAGTAAGGGTTTAA